In Streptomyces sp. NBC_00569, a single genomic region encodes these proteins:
- the fabG gene encoding 3-oxoacyl-ACP reductase FabG produces MSSRFTGRVAVVTGAAQGIGAATALRLAEEGAAVAVVDLTAERAGATVEAIRAKGGQAAAYGCDVTDQDAVEATFARVHEELGGLHILVNNAGVTRDGMFFKMPKSDWDDVINVNLSSVYNCSQAAQKYMARAGYGKIVSLSSRSALGNRGQANYAAAKAGIQGFTATLAIELGRFGINVNAVAPGYIATAMTAATAERVGTTAEDHQKLAAERTPLGRVGQPEDIASVVAFLASDDASYVSGQTLYVNGGAR; encoded by the coding sequence ATGAGCAGCAGGTTCACCGGCCGCGTGGCCGTCGTCACCGGCGCCGCGCAGGGCATCGGCGCCGCGACCGCCCTGCGGCTGGCCGAGGAGGGCGCGGCCGTGGCCGTCGTCGACCTCACGGCCGAACGGGCCGGGGCCACCGTCGAGGCGATCCGCGCCAAGGGCGGGCAGGCGGCCGCGTACGGCTGCGACGTCACCGACCAGGACGCCGTCGAGGCCACCTTCGCCCGCGTCCACGAGGAGCTCGGCGGACTGCACATCCTGGTCAACAACGCCGGCGTCACCCGCGACGGCATGTTCTTCAAGATGCCGAAGTCCGACTGGGACGACGTCATCAACGTGAACCTCAGCAGCGTCTACAACTGCTCGCAGGCCGCGCAGAAGTACATGGCGCGGGCCGGGTACGGGAAGATCGTCTCCCTGTCCTCGCGCTCCGCCCTCGGCAACCGCGGCCAGGCCAACTACGCCGCCGCCAAGGCCGGAATCCAGGGCTTCACCGCCACCCTCGCCATCGAGCTCGGCCGCTTCGGCATCAACGTGAACGCCGTGGCGCCCGGCTACATCGCCACCGCCATGACCGCCGCGACCGCCGAGCGCGTCGGCACCACCGCCGAGGACCACCAGAAGCTCGCCGCCGAGCGCACCCCGCTCGGCCGCGTGGGGCAGCCCGAGGACATCGCGTCCGTCGTCGCCTTCCTCGCCAGCGACGACGCCTCCTACGTCAGCGGCCAGACGCTGTACGTGAACGGCGGAGCGCGCTGA
- a CDS encoding amino acid permease, whose product MSTPEIGTTPSSAAESGPAGQPPDEEARLRELGYQPVLARRMGGFGNFAISFSVISVLSGCMTLYGFGLGTGGPAVMMWGWAGVGLFVLLVALALAEVTSAYPTSGALYYMADRLGGRRWGWYTGWLNLLGLLGAIAGIDYGAALFAGALLNLRFGFDPTPGSTFLVFLAILAAHAALNLFDVRLVSVLNSISVWWHLAGVAVIVGVLAFVPDHHRSPSFVFTEFVNDTGWHNPLYVAAIGLLLAQYTFSGYDASAHLSEETSNASVSAARGIVRAVWVSWIAGFVLLAGLTFAIQDYAGAQNSATGVPPAQIMIDALGTSGATALLLIVIVAQLFCGNAEVAATSRMVFAFSRDNALPGSALWRKVSARTRTPVPAVWLSVGLAAVIALPSLYSTTAYGAVTAINVIGITPAYAIPILLRLRAGDRFTPGPWNLGRWSGPVGWIAVTWVAFVTVLFCLPQASPVTVDSMNYASAALAVVLILATVWWYAARDAYGTPPAEEDAPG is encoded by the coding sequence ATGTCCACACCGGAAATAGGCACCACCCCGTCGAGCGCCGCCGAGTCCGGGCCGGCCGGGCAGCCACCGGACGAGGAGGCCAGACTGAGGGAGCTGGGCTACCAGCCGGTCCTGGCCCGCCGCATGGGCGGCTTCGGGAACTTCGCCATCAGCTTCTCCGTGATCTCCGTCCTGTCCGGCTGCATGACGCTGTACGGATTCGGCCTCGGCACGGGCGGTCCGGCCGTGATGATGTGGGGGTGGGCGGGCGTCGGCCTCTTCGTCCTCCTCGTCGCTCTCGCGCTCGCCGAGGTCACCAGCGCCTATCCGACGTCCGGGGCCCTCTACTACATGGCCGACCGGCTGGGCGGCCGCCGCTGGGGCTGGTACACGGGCTGGCTCAACCTCCTGGGTCTGCTCGGCGCGATCGCCGGAATCGACTACGGCGCCGCCCTGTTCGCCGGCGCGCTGCTCAATCTCCGGTTCGGCTTCGACCCGACACCGGGATCGACCTTTCTGGTCTTCCTCGCCATCCTCGCCGCGCACGCCGCCCTGAACCTCTTCGACGTCCGCCTGGTCAGCGTGCTCAACTCGATCAGCGTGTGGTGGCATCTGGCGGGCGTGGCCGTGATCGTGGGCGTTCTCGCTTTCGTCCCGGACCACCACCGGTCGCCGTCCTTCGTGTTCACCGAGTTCGTCAACGACACCGGCTGGCACAATCCGCTGTACGTCGCCGCGATCGGCCTGCTCCTCGCGCAGTACACGTTCTCCGGCTACGACGCGTCCGCGCACCTCTCGGAGGAGACGTCGAACGCCTCCGTGTCCGCCGCGCGCGGCATCGTGCGGGCCGTGTGGGTCTCGTGGATCGCCGGGTTCGTGCTGCTCGCCGGGCTGACGTTCGCAATCCAGGACTACGCGGGCGCGCAGAACAGCGCCACCGGGGTGCCGCCCGCTCAGATCATGATCGACGCCCTCGGCACGTCGGGCGCCACGGCGCTGCTCCTGATCGTGATCGTGGCCCAGCTGTTCTGCGGCAACGCCGAGGTGGCGGCGACCAGCCGCATGGTGTTCGCGTTCAGCCGCGACAACGCGCTGCCGGGCTCGGCACTGTGGCGCAAGGTGAGTGCCCGCACTCGCACTCCCGTGCCCGCCGTGTGGCTGTCGGTGGGCCTCGCCGCCGTGATCGCGCTGCCGTCCCTCTACTCCACGACGGCGTACGGAGCGGTGACGGCCATCAACGTCATCGGGATCACGCCCGCGTACGCGATCCCGATCCTGCTGCGCCTGCGGGCGGGCGACCGCTTCACTCCCGGCCCCTGGAACCTGGGGCGCTGGAGCGGACCGGTCGGCTGGATCGCGGTGACGTGGGTGGCGTTCGTGACGGTCCTGTTCTGCCTGCCGCAGGCTTCACCGGTGACGGTCGACTCGATGAACTACGCGTCGGCGGCCCTGGCCGTGGTGCTGATCCTGGCGACGGTGTGGTGGTACGCGGCGCGTGACGCGTACGGGACGCCTCCGGCGGAGGAAGACGCCCCCGGATAG
- a CDS encoding DUF309 domain-containing protein, translating to MSDVSSGRDRDRDEEGRARNARPRDGLGRPLPYGAEGVARQPEGVVRAPEETVTEAQSLLDAGRPFHAHEVFEDAWKSGPDEERGLWRALAQLAVGLTHSARGNTAGGARLLRRGATGLTAWAEATGRPTPYGIDLTSLDVWATTLAQKVEDHAPTPDAATNAPRLRP from the coding sequence ATGAGTGACGTGAGCAGTGGCCGGGACCGCGACCGTGACGAGGAGGGGCGGGCCAGGAACGCGCGCCCCCGTGACGGCCTCGGCCGTCCGCTGCCGTACGGCGCGGAGGGGGTCGCCCGGCAACCGGAGGGGGTGGTGCGGGCTCCCGAGGAGACGGTCACGGAGGCGCAGTCGCTGCTCGACGCGGGCCGGCCGTTCCACGCGCACGAGGTGTTCGAGGACGCGTGGAAGTCGGGTCCCGACGAGGAGCGCGGCCTGTGGCGCGCGCTGGCGCAGCTGGCGGTGGGCCTGACGCACTCGGCCCGGGGCAACACCGCGGGCGGCGCCCGCCTCCTGCGCCGCGGCGCGACGGGCCTCACGGCCTGGGCCGAGGCCACGGGCAGGCCCACCCCCTACGGAATCGACCTGACGTCCCTGGACGTCTGGGCGACGACACTGGCCCAGAAGGTGGAAGACCACGCCCCCACGCCGGACGCAGCGACAAACGCCCCCCGCCTACGCCCGTGA
- a CDS encoding long-chain-fatty-acid--CoA ligase — protein sequence MATLSLAAILAESARRHPDKAGLVEGELRITFKELWLQARKQAAALIAAGVRPGDKVALMAPNVAEFPRAYYAALAAGAVVVPVHLLLSAGEVEHVLRDSGATLLLCHPGQAKTGGAAAEATGVRMLTLGEGGDLERLTHDSEPLPTYLTRDADDPAVVFYTSGTTGVPKGAVLSHFNLVMNATVSAFDGHDVRSDDIALGALPLFHAFGQTVSMNATWRAGATLVLLPRFDAAKAVDLMVAEGVNTFHGVPTMYVKLVAAAAAAEKLPTLKVCVSGGASLPVAVLESFQDAYGATVYEGYGLSETSPAAATNQPVFGARPGTIGHPLWGVDVEIARAEVEDHVELLPEGELGEVVVRGHCVFTGYLGRPEATAEALVDGWFRTGDLGTKDEDGYLRIVDRKKDVIIRGGYNVYPREVEEVLMRHPGVAQVAVIGLPDPVHGEEVCAVIIRAETGGSAAGADEIAEWSKEHLGRHKYPRRIEFADELPLGPSMKVLKRELRSQYSG from the coding sequence ATGGCAACCCTGTCCCTCGCCGCGATCCTCGCCGAGTCCGCCCGCCGCCACCCGGACAAGGCCGGGCTCGTCGAAGGTGAACTGCGCATCACCTTCAAGGAACTGTGGCTCCAGGCCCGCAAGCAGGCCGCCGCGCTCATCGCCGCCGGCGTGCGGCCGGGGGACAAGGTGGCGCTGATGGCGCCCAACGTGGCCGAGTTCCCGCGCGCGTACTACGCGGCGCTCGCCGCGGGCGCCGTCGTCGTCCCCGTACACCTGCTCCTGTCCGCCGGGGAGGTCGAGCACGTCCTGCGCGACAGCGGCGCCACGCTGCTCCTGTGTCATCCCGGTCAGGCGAAGACCGGCGGAGCGGCGGCCGAGGCGACCGGCGTGCGCATGCTGACCCTCGGCGAGGGAGGCGACCTGGAGCGGCTCACGCACGACTCCGAGCCCCTGCCCACGTACCTCACCCGCGACGCGGACGACCCCGCCGTCGTGTTCTACACGAGCGGCACCACCGGCGTCCCCAAGGGCGCCGTCCTCAGCCATTTCAACCTGGTGATGAACGCGACGGTCAGCGCCTTCGACGGCCACGACGTGCGCTCCGACGACATCGCGCTCGGCGCGCTGCCGCTCTTCCACGCCTTCGGGCAGACCGTCTCCATGAACGCGACGTGGCGCGCCGGCGCCACCCTCGTCCTCCTCCCGCGCTTCGACGCGGCCAAGGCCGTCGACCTGATGGTCGCCGAGGGCGTGAACACCTTCCACGGCGTGCCCACCATGTACGTGAAGCTGGTGGCCGCGGCGGCAGCCGCCGAGAAGCTCCCCACCCTCAAGGTCTGCGTCTCGGGCGGCGCTTCGCTGCCCGTCGCCGTCCTCGAAAGCTTCCAGGACGCCTACGGAGCCACCGTCTACGAGGGCTACGGGCTCTCCGAGACCTCCCCGGCCGCCGCCACCAACCAGCCGGTCTTCGGCGCGCGCCCGGGCACGATCGGCCACCCCCTGTGGGGTGTCGACGTGGAGATCGCCCGCGCCGAGGTCGAGGACCACGTGGAGCTGCTCCCCGAGGGCGAGCTCGGCGAGGTCGTCGTGCGCGGGCACTGCGTCTTCACCGGGTACCTGGGGCGTCCCGAGGCCACCGCGGAGGCCCTCGTCGACGGCTGGTTCCGCACGGGCGACCTCGGCACCAAGGACGAGGACGGCTATCTGCGCATCGTCGACCGCAAGAAGGACGTCATCATCCGCGGCGGCTACAACGTGTACCCGCGCGAGGTCGAGGAGGTCCTGATGCGCCACCCCGGCGTCGCGCAGGTCGCCGTGATCGGCCTGCCCGACCCCGTGCACGGCGAGGAGGTCTGCGCCGTGATCATCCGCGCGGAGACCGGCGGGAGCGCGGCCGGCGCCGACGAGATCGCCGAGTGGTCCAAGGAGCACCTGGGCCGCCACAAGTACCCCCGCCGCATCGAGTTCGCCGACGAGCTGCCGCTCGGCCCGAGCATGAAGGTCCTCAAGAGGGAGCTGCGCTCCCAGTACTCCGGCTGA
- a CDS encoding sulfite exporter TauE/SafE family protein has protein sequence MYSITLWEFVALAAAAVLVGFSKTAVSGANTVSLAIFAAVLPARESTGILLPVLIAGDILAVLTYRRHAHWPTLWRLFPAVAAGVVLGTLFMVWADDAMVRTSIGAILLLMAAVTVWRRRREDAPEVEESASRAGRAKARSYGVLGGFTTMVANAGGPVMSMYLLSAGFRKLGFLGTSAWFFLIVNSAKVPFSVGLGLINGRSLLLDAALVLFVVPGAFLGKACVHRINQRLFERLVIAATVVGGVQLLLR, from the coding sequence ATGTACTCCATAACCCTGTGGGAATTCGTCGCCCTTGCCGCCGCGGCCGTGCTCGTCGGATTCTCGAAGACGGCCGTCAGCGGCGCCAACACGGTCAGCCTCGCCATCTTCGCGGCGGTCCTGCCCGCCCGTGAGTCCACCGGCATCCTGCTGCCCGTCCTCATCGCCGGCGACATCCTCGCCGTGCTGACCTACCGCAGACACGCCCACTGGCCCACGCTGTGGCGCCTCTTCCCGGCCGTGGCCGCGGGAGTGGTGCTCGGCACGCTCTTCATGGTGTGGGCCGACGACGCCATGGTGCGTACGTCGATCGGGGCGATCCTGCTCCTCATGGCCGCCGTCACGGTGTGGCGCAGACGCCGGGAGGACGCTCCGGAGGTCGAGGAGAGCGCGAGCCGCGCCGGCCGCGCGAAGGCCCGCTCCTACGGCGTGCTGGGCGGCTTCACCACCATGGTCGCCAACGCCGGCGGGCCCGTCATGTCGATGTACCTGCTGTCGGCGGGCTTCCGGAAGCTCGGCTTCCTGGGCACCTCCGCGTGGTTCTTCCTCATCGTCAACTCGGCCAAGGTGCCGTTCAGCGTGGGCCTCGGCCTGATCAACGGGCGCTCGCTGCTCCTCGACGCGGCGCTCGTCCTGTTCGTCGTACCCGGCGCGTTCCTCGGCAAGGCCTGCGTGCACCGCATCAACCAGCGGCTGTTCGAGCGGCTCGTGATCGCGGCGACCGTGGTCGGCGGGGTGCAGCTCCTGCTGCGCTGA
- a CDS encoding thiolase family protein yields the protein MRPVHFAAARRTPIGKLRGSLSTVRPDDLAAGVIRGLLAGVPQLDPARIDDVYWGAANQAGEDNRNIARMAALLAGLPESVPGATVNRLCASGLEAVTTAARTIASGEADVVLAGGSESMSRAPFVLQRPDEALPHKMETYDTRLGWRLVNPKMKELHGVLAMGETAEEVADRYDVPRERQDAFALRSHHNAAEARKNGLFDAEILPVTRPDGVVVEQDECIRPDTSLEKLGTLKPVFRKGGTVTAGNASPMNDGAAGLLLVSEDALHDLGLESLGRYVAGASAGVHPDVMGIGPVPATRKALARVGWSVADLQEAEFNEAFAAQALACVDALGIDPELVNPTGGAIALGHPLGCSGARILTTLLHRMRRTGGSRGLATMCVGVGQGSAVLVERS from the coding sequence GTGCGTCCCGTCCACTTCGCCGCCGCCCGCCGCACCCCGATCGGAAAGCTGCGCGGGTCCCTGTCCACCGTGCGCCCGGACGACCTCGCGGCCGGTGTCATCCGCGGTCTGCTCGCCGGTGTGCCGCAGCTCGACCCGGCCCGGATCGACGACGTCTACTGGGGCGCCGCGAACCAGGCCGGCGAGGACAACCGCAACATCGCGCGCATGGCCGCTCTCCTCGCGGGCCTGCCCGAGTCCGTCCCCGGCGCGACCGTGAACCGCCTGTGCGCCTCGGGGCTCGAAGCCGTCACCACCGCCGCCCGCACCATCGCCTCCGGCGAGGCCGACGTCGTCCTCGCGGGCGGCTCCGAGTCGATGAGCCGCGCCCCCTTCGTGCTCCAGCGCCCCGACGAGGCGCTCCCGCACAAGATGGAGACGTACGACACACGCCTGGGCTGGCGACTGGTCAACCCGAAGATGAAGGAGCTGCACGGCGTCCTCGCCATGGGGGAGACCGCCGAGGAGGTCGCCGACCGTTACGACGTGCCACGCGAGCGCCAGGACGCCTTCGCGCTGCGCAGCCACCACAACGCCGCCGAGGCCCGCAAGAACGGCCTCTTCGACGCCGAGATCCTCCCCGTCACGCGCCCGGACGGCGTCGTCGTCGAGCAGGACGAGTGCATCCGCCCCGACACCTCCCTGGAGAAGCTGGGCACGCTCAAGCCGGTCTTCCGCAAGGGCGGCACCGTCACCGCGGGCAACGCCTCACCCATGAACGACGGCGCCGCGGGCCTGCTCCTGGTCAGCGAGGACGCCCTGCACGACCTCGGCCTCGAATCCCTCGGCCGCTACGTCGCAGGCGCCTCGGCCGGAGTGCACCCGGACGTCATGGGCATCGGCCCCGTCCCCGCCACGCGGAAGGCGCTCGCCCGCGTCGGCTGGTCCGTCGCCGACCTCCAGGAGGCGGAGTTCAACGAGGCGTTCGCCGCCCAGGCCCTCGCCTGCGTCGACGCGCTCGGCATCGACCCGGAACTGGTGAACCCGACCGGCGGCGCCATTGCGCTCGGCCACCCGCTCGGCTGCTCCGGCGCCCGCATCCTCACGACCCTGCTCCACCGCATGCGCCGCACCGGCGGCTCCCGCGGCCTCGCCACCATGTGCGTCGGCGTCGGCCAGGGCTCCGCCGTCCTCGTCGAGCGCTCCTGA